In Vulpes lagopus strain Blue_001 chromosome 1, ASM1834538v1, whole genome shotgun sequence, a genomic segment contains:
- the LOC121486732 gene encoding putative peptidyl-tRNA hydrolase PTRHD1, with product MNGKLLLSQHVSNKRENISNRLLDNKEKGNKSLIENKDALHLHRDHPHTAAYLQDLGRMRKVVLEAADESTLKELAETLQQKNIDHMLWLEQPENIATCIALRPYPKEEVNQYLKKYRLFK from the exons ATGAATGGAAAACTGTTGCTGTCTCAGCATGTCAGcaataagagagaaaatattagcaatcGGCTCTTAGACAACAAGGAGAAAGGCAACAAGAGTTTGATAGAA aacaaaGATGCCTTGCATCTTCATCGCGACCACCCCCACACGGCCGCTTACCTCCAGGACCTGGGGCGCATGCGCAAGGTGGTCCTCGAGGCTGCAGATGAGAGCACCCTGAAGGAGCTGGCTGAGACCCTGCAACAGAAGAACATTGACCACATGCTGTGGCTGGAGCAGCCTGAGAACATCGCCACTTGCATTGCGCTCCGTCCCTACCCCAAGGAAGAAGTGAACCAGTATTTGAAGAAGTACCGATTGTTCAAATGA